From the genome of Streptomyces sp. NBC_01317, one region includes:
- a CDS encoding anti-sigma factor family protein, which yields MSATSPTPAEQHLGDRLAALVDGELDHDARERVLAHLATCAKCKAEADAQRRLKNVFAQAAGPPMSAGLLARLQGLPGGSSGRDDDDPRRGLFDGGTFGNGVFGVRPGGFAYEPAAAHSGMVPGGSGFRIHEVGREAAERSPWRARRFAFAAASAVSFAAMALGGSVPLGTAADVLPRGAGNNVTPLRAPAGNTAPAPLGAETGRRFGGVPPSVSLVRQAPSAPPGMLNSPYLSSPYLTTPSLAPFLQPTGPALQVDAPSGTSPTATPRPSQLAAPTLPLSSAR from the coding sequence GTGAGTGCCACCAGCCCGACCCCCGCCGAACAGCATCTGGGGGACCGACTCGCCGCCCTGGTGGACGGGGAGCTGGACCATGACGCGCGTGAGCGTGTGCTGGCCCATCTCGCGACCTGTGCCAAGTGCAAGGCGGAGGCCGACGCCCAGCGCCGGCTCAAGAACGTGTTCGCACAGGCCGCCGGACCCCCGATGTCCGCGGGCCTGCTCGCCAGACTCCAGGGGCTGCCCGGCGGTTCCTCCGGCCGGGACGACGACGACCCCCGTCGAGGTCTCTTCGACGGGGGCACGTTCGGGAACGGCGTCTTCGGGGTGCGCCCCGGCGGGTTCGCGTACGAACCGGCCGCGGCGCACTCCGGGATGGTCCCGGGCGGCTCCGGATTCCGTATCCACGAGGTCGGGCGCGAGGCGGCGGAGCGTTCCCCGTGGCGCGCACGGCGGTTCGCGTTCGCCGCGGCGAGCGCGGTGTCGTTCGCCGCGATGGCGCTCGGCGGTTCCGTGCCGCTGGGCACGGCGGCCGACGTGCTGCCCCGCGGCGCGGGCAACAATGTGACGCCCCTGCGTGCCCCGGCGGGGAACACGGCCCCGGCGCCCCTCGGCGCGGAGACCGGCCGCCGCTTCGGCGGTGTTCCGCCCTCGGTGTCGCTGGTCCGGCAGGCCCCCTCGGCGCCTCCCGGGATGCTCAACAGCCCGTATCTGAGCAGCCCGTATCTGACCACGCCGTCCCTGGCGCCGTTCCTGCAACCCACGGGCCCGGCCCTCCAGGTCGACGCCCCCTCCGGGACGAGCCCGACGGCGACCCCGCGCCCCTCCCAGCTCGCGGCCCCGACCCTTCCGCTCTCGTCCGCCCGCTGA
- a CDS encoding sec-independent translocase, whose amino-acid sequence MFNDIGPLELVTLVVLAVLVFGPEKLPKVIQDATRFIRKIREFSDSAKEDIKSELGPEFKDFEFEDLNPKTFVRKHLTDGDEDTFGLKEIRSSFDLRKEITDVADAVNSREDAAAAKDTPVAATSSVNGSGGTPDLLKKRENPDRDDRPPFDADAT is encoded by the coding sequence GTGTTCAATGACATAGGACCGCTTGAGCTGGTCACGCTCGTCGTCCTCGCCGTGCTCGTCTTCGGTCCCGAGAAGCTGCCCAAGGTCATCCAGGACGCCACCCGGTTCATCCGGAAGATCCGTGAGTTCTCCGACAGCGCCAAGGAGGACATCAAGTCGGAGCTGGGCCCGGAGTTCAAGGACTTCGAGTTCGAGGACCTCAACCCGAAGACGTTCGTGCGCAAGCATTTGACGGACGGCGACGAGGACACCTTCGGCCTCAAGGAGATCCGCAGCTCGTTCGACCTCCGCAAGGAGATCACGGACGTCGCCGACGCGGTGAACAGCCGGGAGGACGCCGCGGCGGCCAAGGACACGCCGGTGGCGGCCACGTCCTCGGTCAACGGTTCCGGGGGCACGCCGGACCTGCTGAAGAAGCGCGAAAACCCCGATCGGGACGACCGGCCCCCCTTCGACGCAGACGCCACCTGA
- a CDS encoding magnesium transporter MgtE N-terminal domain-containing protein — translation MAAGASRVFVSHLAGVPVFDPSGDQVGRVRDLVAMLRVGRRPPRLLGLVVEVLSRRRIFLPMTRVTGIESGQVITTGVVNVRRFEQRPTERLVLGELLDRRVRLVESDDEVTVLDVAIHQLPARREWEIDKVFVRRGKGGALRRRGEALTVEWSAVTGFSLEEDGQGAENLVATFERLRPVELANVLHHLTPKRRAEVAAALDDDRLADVLEELPEDDQVEILGKLKEERAADVLEAMDPDDAADLLSELPDEDKERLLTLMQPHDAADVRRLMSYEERTAGGLMTTEPIVLRPDATVADALARVRQQDLSPALAAQVYVCRPPDDTPTGKYLGTVHFQRLLRDPPFTLVSSIVDTDLPPLSPGTPLPAITSHLAAYNMVSAPVVDESGSLLGAVTVDDVLDHMLPDDWRETGFRGVEETGRGLEETGRGE, via the coding sequence ATGGCGGCAGGCGCGTCTCGGGTCTTCGTCTCGCACCTCGCCGGGGTGCCGGTCTTCGATCCCAGTGGTGACCAGGTGGGGCGGGTGCGCGACCTGGTCGCGATGCTGCGCGTCGGGCGACGGCCGCCGCGGCTGCTCGGGCTTGTCGTGGAGGTGCTCAGCAGGCGCCGGATCTTCCTGCCGATGACCCGGGTCACCGGTATCGAGTCGGGCCAGGTGATCACCACGGGTGTGGTGAACGTGCGCCGCTTTGAACAGCGGCCGACGGAGCGTCTGGTCCTCGGCGAGCTGCTGGACCGCCGCGTGCGGCTGGTGGAGAGCGACGACGAGGTGACGGTCCTCGATGTGGCGATCCATCAGCTCCCGGCCCGCCGTGAGTGGGAGATCGACAAGGTCTTCGTACGGCGTGGCAAGGGCGGCGCGCTGCGGCGGCGCGGGGAGGCGCTGACCGTCGAGTGGTCGGCCGTCACCGGCTTCTCGCTGGAGGAGGACGGGCAGGGCGCGGAGAACCTCGTCGCGACCTTCGAGCGGCTGCGTCCGGTCGAACTGGCCAACGTGCTGCACCATCTGACGCCCAAACGGCGCGCGGAGGTGGCGGCGGCCCTGGACGACGACCGGCTCGCGGACGTCCTGGAGGAGCTGCCCGAGGACGACCAGGTGGAGATCCTCGGCAAGCTCAAGGAGGAGCGCGCCGCGGACGTCCTGGAGGCGATGGACCCGGACGACGCGGCCGACCTGCTGTCCGAGCTGCCCGACGAGGACAAGGAGCGGCTGCTGACGCTGATGCAGCCGCACGACGCGGCGGACGTACGGCGCCTGATGTCGTACGAGGAGCGCACCGCGGGCGGTCTGATGACGACCGAGCCGATCGTGCTGCGCCCCGACGCGACGGTGGCGGACGCGCTGGCGCGCGTACGGCAGCAGGACCTCTCCCCCGCGCTCGCCGCGCAGGTGTACGTCTGCCGGCCGCCCGACGACACCCCGACGGGCAAGTACCTGGGCACGGTGCACTTCCAGCGGCTGCTGCGGGACCCGCCGTTCACGCTGGTCAGCTCCATCGTGGACACGGACCTGCCGCCGCTGTCCCCGGGCACCCCGCTGCCGGCGATCACCAGCCATCTGGCCGCGTACAACATGGTCTCGGCGCCGGTGGTGGACGAGAGCGGCTCGCTGCTCGGCGCGGTGACGGTGGACGACGTGCTGGACCACATGCTGCCGGACGACTGGCGCGAGACGGGCTTCCGCGGCGTGGAGGAGACAGGCCGCGGCCTGGAGGAGACCGGCCGTGGCGAGTGA
- a CDS encoding Mrp/NBP35 family ATP-binding protein — protein MATDTYGTVLPAEDAVRDALATVNDPEIHRPITDLGMVKSVEIGADGAVAVTIYLTVSGCPMRDTITRTVTEAVARVAGVTRVDVTLDVMSDEQRKDLAASLRGGKAEREVPFAQPGSLTRVYAVASGKGGVGKSSVTVNLAAAMAADGLKVGVVDADIYGHSIPRMLGVDGKPTQVENMIMPPSANGVKVISIGMFTPGNAPVVWRGPMLHRALQQFLADVYWGDLDVLLLDLPPGTGDIAISVAQLVPNAEILVVTTPQQAAAEVAERAGSIAVQTHQKIVGVVENMSGLPCPHCDEMIDVFGTGGGKAVADGLTKTTGATVPVLGAIPIDVRLREGGDEGKPVVLSDPDSPAGMALREIANKLGARQRGLSGMSLGITPRNKF, from the coding sequence ATGGCTACCGACACGTACGGAACCGTCCTCCCGGCGGAAGACGCGGTGCGCGACGCACTGGCGACGGTGAACGACCCTGAGATCCACCGGCCGATCACCGACCTGGGCATGGTCAAATCGGTGGAGATCGGCGCCGACGGCGCGGTGGCCGTGACCATTTATCTGACCGTGTCGGGCTGCCCGATGCGCGACACCATCACCCGGACCGTCACGGAGGCGGTCGCCCGGGTGGCGGGCGTCACCCGCGTCGACGTCACGCTGGACGTGATGAGCGACGAGCAGCGCAAGGACCTGGCGGCGTCGCTGCGCGGCGGCAAGGCCGAGCGTGAGGTCCCCTTCGCCCAGCCGGGGTCGCTGACCCGGGTGTACGCGGTGGCGTCCGGCAAGGGCGGGGTCGGCAAGTCCTCGGTGACCGTGAACCTGGCGGCGGCGATGGCGGCCGACGGGCTCAAGGTCGGGGTCGTCGACGCGGACATCTACGGGCACAGCATCCCGAGGATGCTCGGGGTGGACGGCAAGCCCACCCAGGTCGAGAACATGATCATGCCGCCGTCGGCGAACGGGGTGAAGGTCATCTCGATCGGGATGTTCACCCCGGGCAACGCGCCGGTGGTGTGGCGCGGGCCGATGCTGCACCGGGCGCTCCAGCAGTTCCTCGCGGACGTGTACTGGGGCGATCTGGACGTGTTGCTGCTCGACCTCCCGCCGGGGACGGGCGACATCGCGATCTCCGTGGCGCAGCTGGTGCCGAACGCGGAGATCCTGGTGGTCACGACCCCGCAGCAGGCCGCCGCCGAGGTCGCGGAGCGGGCCGGCTCCATCGCCGTACAGACGCACCAGAAGATCGTCGGCGTGGTCGAGAACATGTCGGGCCTGCCGTGCCCGCACTGCGACGAGATGATCGACGTGTTCGGTACGGGCGGCGGCAAGGCGGTCGCGGACGGCCTGACGAAGACGACCGGCGCGACGGTGCCGGTGCTGGGCGCGATCCCGATCGACGTACGGCTCCGGGAGGGCGGCGACGAGGGCAAGCCGGTCGTGCTCTCCGACCCGGACTCTCCGGCGGGCATGGCGCTGCGGGAGATCGCGAACAAGCTGGGCGCCCGTCAGCGGGGCCTGTCGGGCATGTCGCTGGGGATCACCCCGAGGAACAAGTTCTGA
- the folP gene encoding dihydropteroate synthase produces the protein MRGTLRLGRREFGADEPVIMAIVNRTPDSFYDQGATFHDEPALDRVEDAVAQGAAIIDIGGVKAGPGAEVSAEEEARRTVGFVAEVRRRHPEVVISVDTWRHEVAEAVCEAGADLLNDAWGGVDPKLAEVAARYGVGLVCTHAGGAEPRTRPHRIAYDDVMADILRVTLGLAERARALGVREDGILIDPGHDFGKNTRHSLEATRRLGEMADTGWPVLVSLSNKDFVGETLDRPVKERLIGTLATTAVSAWLGARVYRVHEVAETRQVLDMVASIAGHRPPAVARRGLA, from the coding sequence ATGCGCGGGACCCTGCGGCTGGGACGGCGGGAATTCGGGGCGGACGAGCCGGTGATCATGGCGATCGTGAACCGGACCCCCGATTCCTTCTACGACCAGGGCGCGACCTTTCACGACGAGCCCGCCCTCGACCGCGTGGAGGACGCCGTCGCGCAGGGCGCCGCGATCATCGACATCGGCGGGGTGAAGGCCGGCCCCGGTGCCGAGGTGTCCGCCGAGGAGGAGGCGCGCCGCACCGTCGGCTTCGTCGCCGAGGTCCGCCGGCGCCACCCCGAGGTGGTGATCAGCGTGGACACCTGGCGCCACGAGGTCGCCGAGGCCGTCTGCGAGGCGGGGGCGGATCTGCTGAACGACGCGTGGGGCGGCGTGGACCCGAAGCTCGCCGAGGTCGCCGCGCGGTACGGCGTCGGCCTGGTGTGCACGCACGCGGGCGGCGCCGAGCCCCGGACGCGTCCGCACCGGATCGCGTACGACGACGTGATGGCGGACATCCTGCGCGTCACCCTGGGGCTCGCGGAGCGCGCGCGGGCGCTGGGGGTGCGGGAGGACGGGATCCTGATCGATCCGGGCCACGACTTCGGGAAGAACACCCGGCATTCGCTGGAGGCGACCCGGCGGCTGGGTGAGATGGCGGACACCGGCTGGCCGGTGCTGGTGTCGCTGTCGAACAAGGACTTCGTCGGGGAGACCCTCGACCGGCCGGTCAAGGAGCGGCTGATCGGCACGCTCGCGACGACGGCGGTGTCCGCGTGGCTGGGGGCGCGGGTCTACCGCGTCCACGAGGTGGCGGAGACCCGCCAGGTGCTGGACATGGTGGCGTCCATCGCGGGCCACCGGCCCCCGGCGGTCGCCCGCCGGGGACTGGCGTAG
- the sigE gene encoding RNA polymerase sigma factor SigE: MVGARLDTTRADRGGAAEPVDRGGVLWRFLGSAGEPRSVTNFADRSRSNDSAVTATFASDADAQAWTPPSWEEIVSTHSGRVYRLAYRLTGNQHDAEDLTQEVFVRVFRSLSTYTPGTFEGWLHRITTNLFLDMVRRKQRIRFDALGDDAAERLPSREPSPQQVFHDTHFDADVQQALDTLAPEFRAAVVLCDIEGLSYEEIAATLGVKLGTVRSRIHRGRSHLRKALQHRSPEARAEQRAFVSVAGEGGPA; encoded by the coding sequence ATGGTAGGGGCTCGACTGGACACCACCAGAGCCGATAGGGGAGGTGCGGCTGAGCCTGTGGATCGGGGAGGAGTGCTCTGGCGCTTCCTCGGATCGGCGGGTGAGCCGAGATCCGTGACCAACTTCGCTGACCGTTCTCGCTCCAACGACTCCGCAGTTACGGCGACTTTCGCATCGGATGCGGACGCGCAGGCGTGGACGCCCCCCAGCTGGGAGGAGATCGTCAGCACGCACAGCGGACGTGTCTACCGCCTCGCCTACCGGCTGACGGGCAACCAGCACGACGCGGAGGACCTGACCCAGGAAGTTTTCGTCCGGGTCTTCCGATCACTGTCGACCTACACCCCCGGCACGTTCGAGGGCTGGCTGCACCGCATCACCACCAACCTCTTCCTCGACATGGTCCGCCGCAAGCAGCGGATCAGGTTCGACGCGCTCGGTGACGACGCGGCGGAGCGGCTGCCCAGCCGTGAGCCGTCCCCGCAGCAGGTCTTCCACGACACCCACTTCGACGCGGACGTCCAGCAGGCGCTGGACACCCTCGCGCCCGAGTTCCGTGCCGCGGTGGTGCTCTGTGACATCGAGGGACTGTCGTACGAGGAGATCGCGGCGACTCTCGGTGTGAAGCTCGGCACCGTGCGCAGCCGGATCCACCGCGGGCGTTCCCACCTGCGCAAGGCCCTCCAGCACCGCTCGCCCGAGGCCCGGGCCGAGCAGCGTGCCTTCGTGAGCGTGGCCGGGGAGGGCGGACCGGCGTGA
- a CDS encoding DivIVA domain-containing protein gives MFLFLLIAMVVVVAGVTLAVVGGGDRPVLPDVAPEQLVDPLPATRPVGRADVEALRLPVALRGYRMADVDDALGRLGAELAERDARIAELEAALAGAQATAVSSPDLFKKPGWEGPR, from the coding sequence GTGTTCTTGTTCTTGCTCATCGCGATGGTCGTGGTCGTCGCCGGGGTCACCCTCGCGGTGGTCGGCGGCGGGGATCGCCCGGTCCTGCCCGACGTCGCGCCCGAACAGCTGGTGGACCCGCTGCCCGCGACACGCCCGGTCGGCCGCGCGGATGTCGAGGCGCTGCGGCTGCCCGTCGCGCTGCGCGGCTACCGCATGGCCGACGTGGACGACGCCCTCGGCCGCCTCGGCGCGGAACTCGCGGAGCGCGACGCGCGGATCGCGGAGCTGGAGGCGGCGCTGGCGGGGGCCCAGGCGACGGCGGTCTCCTCGCCGGACCTCTTCAAGAAGCCCGGCTGGGAGGGCCCCCGATGA
- a CDS encoding DUF3117 domain-containing protein: protein MAAMKPRTGDGPLEVTKEGRGIVMRVPLEGGGRLVVELTPDEADALGDALKKVVG from the coding sequence ATGGCGGCCATGAAGCCGCGGACGGGCGACGGCCCGCTCGAGGTGACCAAGGAGGGGCGGGGCATCGTCATGCGCGTTCCGCTCGAAGGCGGCGGTCGGCTCGTCGTCGAGCTGACCCCGGACGAGGCGGATGCCCTCGGCGACGCTCTCAAGAAGGTCGTCGGCTGA
- a CDS encoding S1C family serine protease — MDDGKPTGPKATWWSRPAPGRVPEQEPPGHPRPSHEPEGQARQSYEPPRHAQPLHEPDAYSTPPYGGPGPWAPAPPVPVPTPAHGVFLPPADRPRDEQPPGGPGGPGLPGGPQWGPYDPWGVPGQQPFTDHGTPPRPRRRIGVVSALLFALVAGVVGGAVGANVERNNGFASVELPQAGPDLGDRAPDSVAGIAASALPSVVTLHVSGADEQGTGTGFVLDRQGHILTNNHVVQPAGASGEISVTFSGGETARAKIVGKDSGYDLAVVKVSGVSGLKPLPLGNSDNVRVGDPVVAIGAPFDLSNTVTSGIISAKERPITAGGESGDGSDVSYVDALQTDAPINPGNSGGPLVDSKARVIGINSAIRAADTGGATEGGQAGSIGLGFAIPINQGKRVAEELINTGKAAHPVIGVSLDMEYTGDGARVGKEAADGTPSVVPGGGAAKAGIRPGDVITEVDGQRVHSGQELIVKIRAHRPGDRLALTLLRGGRERTVNLTLGSANGT, encoded by the coding sequence ATGGACGACGGGAAGCCCACCGGACCCAAGGCGACGTGGTGGAGCCGACCCGCGCCGGGCCGGGTGCCGGAGCAGGAGCCACCGGGGCACCCGCGGCCGTCGCACGAACCAGAGGGACAGGCGCGGCAGTCGTACGAGCCGCCGCGGCACGCACAGCCGCTGCACGAGCCTGACGCCTACAGCACTCCGCCCTACGGCGGCCCCGGCCCCTGGGCGCCCGCGCCTCCCGTACCGGTGCCGACCCCGGCGCACGGTGTGTTCCTGCCCCCGGCGGACCGCCCACGGGACGAGCAGCCCCCGGGTGGTCCGGGCGGCCCCGGCCTCCCCGGAGGCCCGCAGTGGGGCCCGTACGACCCCTGGGGCGTCCCCGGACAGCAGCCGTTCACCGACCACGGCACCCCGCCACGCCCGCGCAGGCGGATCGGGGTCGTATCGGCATTGCTGTTCGCCCTGGTCGCCGGCGTCGTCGGCGGCGCGGTCGGCGCGAACGTGGAACGCAACAACGGCTTCGCCAGCGTCGAACTCCCGCAGGCCGGCCCCGACCTCGGCGACCGCGCGCCCGACAGCGTCGCCGGGATCGCCGCCAGCGCCCTGCCCAGCGTCGTCACCCTGCACGTCAGCGGCGCCGACGAGCAGGGCACCGGCACGGGCTTCGTCCTCGACCGGCAGGGCCACATCCTGACGAACAACCATGTCGTCCAGCCGGCGGGCGCCTCCGGCGAGATCTCCGTCACGTTCAGCGGCGGCGAGACCGCGCGGGCGAAGATCGTCGGCAAGGACAGCGGGTACGACCTCGCGGTCGTGAAGGTCTCCGGCGTCTCCGGCCTCAAGCCGCTGCCGCTCGGCAACTCCGACAACGTCCGGGTCGGCGACCCGGTGGTGGCCATCGGCGCCCCCTTCGACCTCTCCAACACCGTGACGTCCGGCATCATCAGCGCCAAGGAACGCCCCATCACCGCGGGCGGGGAGAGCGGCGACGGCAGCGACGTCAGTTACGTCGACGCGCTCCAGACCGACGCCCCGATCAACCCCGGCAACTCGGGCGGCCCGCTGGTGGACAGCAAGGCCCGCGTCATCGGCATCAACAGCGCCATCCGCGCCGCCGACACCGGCGGCGCCACCGAGGGCGGCCAGGCCGGCTCCATAGGGCTCGGCTTCGCCATACCGATCAACCAGGGCAAGCGGGTCGCCGAGGAGCTCATCAACACCGGCAAGGCCGCCCACCCCGTGATCGGTGTGAGCCTCGACATGGAGTACACGGGCGACGGCGCCCGCGTCGGCAAGGAAGCGGCGGACGGCACCCCCTCGGTGGTGCCCGGCGGCGGCGCCGCGAAGGCCGGGATCCGGCCCGGGGACGTCATCACGGAGGTGGACGGCCAACGGGTGCACAGCGGCCAGGAACTGATCGTCAAGATCCGCGCCCACCGCCCCGGCGACCGGCTGGCACTGACCCTGCTGCGCGGAGGCAGGGAGCGGACCGTGAACCTGACCCTGGGATCCGCGAACGGCACCTGA
- a CDS encoding TIGR00730 family Rossman fold protein — protein sequence MGMPEGARKPEEQRLGPVIRRREQVQAGTTDQRLLDTEGDSEWVHTDPWRVMRIQSEFVEGFGALAELPSAISVFGSARTPAGTPEYEAGTRIGRALVEAGFAVITGGGPGAMEAANKGAREAKGVSVGLGIELPFEQGLNPHVDIGVNFRYFFVRKTMFVKYAQGFVVLPGGLGTLDELFEALTLVQTRKVTRFPIVLFGTAYWGGLVEWLRNTVVAQGKASEKDLLLFHLTDDVEEAVALVTKETGK from the coding sequence ATGGGCATGCCTGAGGGAGCGCGGAAGCCGGAGGAGCAGCGGCTCGGACCGGTGATCCGCCGCCGGGAACAGGTACAGGCAGGCACGACCGACCAGCGGCTGCTGGACACCGAGGGCGACTCGGAATGGGTGCACACCGACCCCTGGCGGGTGATGCGCATCCAGTCCGAGTTCGTGGAGGGCTTCGGCGCCCTCGCCGAACTGCCGAGCGCGATCAGCGTCTTCGGCTCCGCCCGCACCCCGGCCGGCACGCCTGAGTACGAGGCGGGCACCCGGATCGGCCGCGCCCTGGTCGAGGCCGGATTCGCGGTCATCACGGGCGGTGGCCCGGGCGCCATGGAAGCGGCGAACAAGGGGGCACGTGAGGCGAAGGGCGTCTCCGTCGGCCTCGGGATCGAGCTGCCCTTCGAACAGGGGCTCAACCCGCACGTCGACATCGGCGTGAACTTCCGCTACTTCTTCGTACGCAAGACGATGTTCGTGAAGTACGCGCAAGGATTTGTTGTCCTGCCCGGCGGCCTCGGGACGCTGGACGAACTGTTCGAGGCCCTGACCCTCGTCCAGACGCGCAAGGTCACCCGCTTCCCCATCGTGCTCTTCGGTACGGCGTACTGGGGCGGCCTGGTCGAGTGGCTGAGGAACACGGTCGTGGCGCAGGGCAAGGCGTCCGAGAAGGACCTCCTGCTCTTCCACCTCACGGACGACGTGGAGGAAGCGGTGGCGCTGGTCACCAAGGAGACCGGCAAGTAG
- a CDS encoding enoyl-CoA hydratase/isomerase family protein: protein MADTVLYEVSDGLATITINRPEARNALDVATKAALRDTLETAGADPAVRGVLLTAAGDRAFSVGQDLKEHMALRAADRERGSDDTMRTVREHYNPIVRAIATMRKPVVAAVNGVAAGAGLGFALAADYRVVSDTASFTTAFAGVALTADSGVSWTLPRLIGAGRAADLLLFPRSVGAEEALALGLVHRVVPALSLAAEALAVARALASGPTVAYASLKESLAYGAGRTLEEALSREAELQSVAGSSDDHGIAVEAFLSKTPARFVGR from the coding sequence ATGGCCGACACCGTGCTGTACGAGGTGAGTGACGGACTCGCAACGATCACGATCAACCGGCCCGAGGCCAGGAACGCGCTCGACGTGGCGACGAAGGCCGCGCTGCGGGACACGCTGGAGACGGCGGGCGCGGACCCGGCGGTCCGGGGTGTGCTGCTCACGGCGGCGGGTGACCGGGCGTTCTCGGTGGGCCAGGACCTCAAGGAGCACATGGCGCTGCGCGCGGCGGACCGGGAGCGGGGCTCGGACGACACGATGCGGACGGTGCGCGAGCACTACAACCCGATCGTCCGCGCGATCGCGACGATGCGGAAGCCGGTGGTGGCGGCGGTGAACGGGGTCGCGGCGGGCGCGGGCCTCGGCTTCGCCCTGGCGGCGGACTACCGGGTGGTGTCGGACACGGCGTCCTTCACGACGGCGTTCGCGGGGGTGGCACTGACGGCGGACTCGGGGGTGTCCTGGACGCTGCCGCGGCTGATCGGGGCGGGGCGGGCGGCGGATCTGCTGCTGTTTCCGCGGTCCGTGGGGGCGGAGGAGGCGTTGGCGTTGGGGCTGGTGCATCGGGTGGTGCCGGCTCTTTCGCTGGCCGCGGAGGCTCTTGCCGTGGCGCGGGCGTTGGCGTCCGGGCCGACGGTGGCGTATGCGTCGCTGAAGGAGTCGCTGGCGTATGGGGCGGGGCGGACGTTGGAGGAGGCGCTTTCGAGGGAGGCGGAGTTGCAGTCGGTGGCGGGTTCGTCCGACGACCACGGGATCGCGGTCGAGGCGTTCCTGTCGAAGACGCCGGCGCGCTTTGTGGGGCGCTGA
- a CDS encoding DUF1003 domain-containing protein produces the protein MASDRTEKDGAARERARAGSTALTRGSRVRLDQPRAQRRRLLPDYDPEAFGRLSERVARFLGTGRFIVLMTLVIILWVIWNITVPKTLRFDEYPFIFLTLALSLQASYAAPLILLAQNRQDDRDRVTQEQERVQNERSIADTEYLTREIAALRMGLGEVATRDWLRSELQDLMKDLGEQRERPAVDGRPEREDSGR, from the coding sequence GTGGCGAGTGATCGTACGGAGAAGGACGGCGCCGCCAGGGAGCGGGCCCGGGCCGGGTCGACCGCGCTGACCCGCGGGTCCCGGGTACGGCTCGACCAGCCCCGGGCGCAGCGGCGCAGGCTGCTCCCGGACTACGACCCCGAGGCCTTCGGGCGGCTCTCGGAGCGGGTGGCCCGCTTCCTGGGGACGGGGCGTTTCATCGTCCTGATGACGCTGGTGATCATCCTGTGGGTGATCTGGAACATCACCGTCCCGAAGACGCTGCGCTTCGACGAGTACCCGTTCATCTTCCTGACGCTGGCCCTGTCCCTCCAGGCGTCGTACGCGGCGCCGCTGATCCTGCTGGCGCAGAACCGCCAGGACGACCGGGACCGGGTCACGCAGGAGCAGGAGCGGGTGCAGAACGAGCGGTCGATCGCGGACACCGAGTACCTGACGCGGGAGATCGCGGCGCTGCGGATGGGGCTCGGTGAGGTCGCCACGCGCGACTGGCTGCGTTCGGAGCTCCAGGACCTGATGAAGGACCTGGGCGAGCAGCGGGAGCGGCCGGCCGTGGACGGCCGTCCGGAACGCGAGGACTCCGGCCGCTGA
- a CDS encoding DNA-3-methyladenine glycosylase I, with protein sequence MTPAAEPPAGAVVGADGRLRCPWGTSAPDYVTYHDSEWGRPVHGDDALFERISLEAFQSGLSWITILRRREGFREAFGSFHIATVAKFTDADRTRLLADPGIIRNRAKIDATLANAGVLAGWSPGELDALIWSYAPDPTTRPAPRTGADVPAVTEESTALAKALKGRGVRFVGPTTAYALMQACGLVNDHVVGCEFR encoded by the coding sequence ATGACACCTGCCGCGGAGCCTCCGGCGGGCGCGGTGGTGGGGGCGGACGGGCGTCTGCGCTGCCCGTGGGGCACGTCCGCTCCGGACTACGTCACGTACCACGACTCCGAGTGGGGCCGGCCCGTCCACGGCGACGACGCGCTCTTCGAGCGGATCTCCCTGGAGGCGTTCCAGTCCGGGCTCTCCTGGATCACGATCCTGCGGCGGCGGGAGGGGTTCCGGGAGGCGTTCGGTTCCTTCCACATCGCGACTGTGGCGAAGTTCACGGACGCGGACCGTACGCGCCTGCTGGCGGACCCGGGGATCATCCGCAACCGCGCGAAGATCGACGCGACGCTGGCGAACGCGGGGGTCCTGGCGGGGTGGTCGCCGGGTGAGCTGGACGCCCTGATCTGGTCGTACGCCCCCGACCCGACGACGCGCCCGGCGCCCCGGACGGGGGCGGATGTCCCGGCGGTGACGGAGGAGTCGACGGCGCTGGCGAAGGCCCTGAAGGGGCGGGGGGTTCGTTTTGTGGGCCCGACGACGGCGTACGCGCTTATGCAGGCGTGCGGGCTGGTCAACGACCACGTCGTGGGGTGCGAGTTCCGTTGA